The segment ATCATGGGAAAGGCTTCATTCATGGAATTGCAAGATTCAAAAGGTCGTATTCAGGTGTACATTTCGCGTGATGATATTTGTCCGGATGAGAATAAAGACCTGTATAATATTGTATTTAAAAAATTATTGGACATTGGTGACTTTGTTGGAATTAAGGGATATGTTTTCCGTACACAAATGGGAGAAATCTCTGTTCATGCACAGGAATTGACAGTATTATCAAAATCTTTAAGGCCATTGCCTATTGTAAAATACAAGGATGGTGTTGCTTATGATGGCTTTAATGATCCAGAATTACGTTACCGCCAGCGATATGTAGACTTGGTCGTAAACGAAGGTGTTAAAGATATCTTTATAAAGCGTACAAAGGTATTTAATTCGATGCGTAATTATTTCAACGACCATGGTTATTTGGAAGTCGAAACTCCAATACTTCAATCTATACCGGGTGGAGCAGCAGCTCGTCCTTTCATTACCCATCATAATGCATTAGACATCCCATTATATTTGCGTATTGCGGATGAACTTTATTTGAAGCGCTTAATCGTGGGAGGTTTTGAAGGCGTGTATGAGTTTTCTAAGAATTTCCGTAATGAAGGAATGGATCGTACACATAATCCGGAATTCACTTGTATGGAAATCTATGTTTCCTATAAGGATTACAATTGGATGATGGATTTTACTGAAAAGATGCTCCAGAAGATTTGTATGGATGTCAATGGTACAACGGAAATAAAGATGGGAGACAATATCATCAGCTTCAAGGCTCCATTCAAACGTATTACCATGTTGGATTCAATTAAGGAATTTACGGGTTATGATCTGACAGGAATGGATGAAGACCAGATTCGTGAAGTGTGCAAGAAGCTGAATATGGAAATCGATGAAACAATGGGTAAAGGGAAATTGATTGATGAAATATTTGGTGAGTTCTGTGAGGGCAATTATATCCAACCGACCTTTATTACTGATTATCCAATTGAAATGTCTCCGCTGACAAAGAAACATCGTAAGAATCCGAGTCTTACAGAACGTTTCGAATTGATGGTAAACGGAAAAGAATTGGCTAATGCTTATTCAGAATTAAATGATCCGATTGACCAATACGAACGTTTCCAGGAACAGCTCCGTCTGTCGGAAAAAGGAGATGATGAGGCTATGTTCATTGATCAGGATTTTATTCGTGCTTTGGAATATGGTATGCCTCCTACATCAGGAATGGGAATCGGAATGGATCGTCTGGTTATGTTGATGACGGGGCAGACAACAATTCAGGAAGTATTGTTCTTCCCTCAGATGCGTCCTGAAAAAACGGTGAAAAAAGATGCTGTAGATAAATATACTGCTATTGGAATTGACGCAAATTGGGTTCCTGCTTTGCAAAAGGCCGGTTATGTAACTATTGATACATTAAAAGAAGCCAACCCGAACAAAGTTAGACAAGAATTATGTGAGCTCAATAAGAAATATAAGTTAGGGCTGGAAAATCCAAAGGCGGAAGAAATCGAAGCTTGGATTTCCAACGCTGCCAAATAAAATCTGATACAATAATGAATTTGCCTGGAAAAATTGCAATAATGGGAGGCGGTAGTTGGGCTACCGCCTTAGCCAAGATTGTACTCTCTACTCAAGAGCGTATCAATTGGTATATGCGGCGAGATGATCAGATTCAGGATTTCCTTCAGACAGGTCATAATCCGAGTTATTTGTCTGCCGTAGAATTTGATATTAATCGGATTAATTTCTATTCTGATATTAATCGGACGATTGAAGAGTCAGATACGCTCATCTTTGCTACTCCTTCACCATTCTTAAAACAGCATCTGAAGAAAGTTACGACTTCATTAGAAGATAAGTTTATTGTTTCTGCTATTAAGGGAATTGTGCCGGATGAAAATATGCTGGTAGCTGATTATTTTTCGGAATATTATCATGTTCCTATTAATCATATTGCAGTAATCGGTGGACCGTGTCATGCTGAGGAAATTGCGCTTGAGCGCCTTTCGTATATCACTTTGGCATGTCCAGATATAGATTATGCTTATCAGCTGTCTCCTGTGTTTAAGAATCAATACTTGAGAAATTATTGTTGTAAAGATGTAACGGGCATTGAGTATGCTTCGGTTTTGAAGAATGTATATGCAATTGTAGCAGGCATTTGTCACGGGATGAAATATGGCGATAATTTCTTAGCGGTGTTCATCTGTAATGCTATTGAAGAAATGCGGAATTTTTTGTATGCCGTTCATGGACTTGAGCGGGATATTACTGATTCTGTATATTTGGGAGACTTACTGGTGACTGCTTATTCCCGTTTTAGTCGAAACAGAACCTTTGGGACTATGATAGGAAAAGGTTATTCTGTGAAAACGGCGCAGTTGGAAATGGAAATGATTGCTGAAGGTTATTACGGGACAAAATGTATTCATGAAATTAACGAAAAATATAAAGTCAATATGCCGATATTGGATGCTTTGTATGCGATTTTGTATGAACGGAAATCGCCAATGGTTGTTATTCGGCAGTTGACACAAACTTTTAAATAAATCATTCGCTTTATGAAAAACATTTGCTTGAACTTTGAAAAAGCATTAGGCGTTGTTTCTAAAGAGCAGATTTTTGCACAGGAAGCAACTGTAAACGCTTGTATGGCGACTTTGCACGAGGGTAATGGTGCTGGAAATGATTTCTTGGGATGGTTGCATTTACCTTCTTCTATTACAGAAGCTGAGCTGACTGAAATAGAAAACACTGCTAACATTCTGCGTTCTAAGTGCGAAGTAGTTGTTGCTATTGGTATTGGTGGCAGCTATTTGGGAACTCGTGCAGTTGTTGAGGCTATGAATAATAGTTTTGACTGGTTGCATACGAATGATAGAAAGAATCCGATCTTATTGTATGCAGGTCATAACATTGGAGAAGATTACTTATATGAACTGACAGAAGTATTGAAAGGTAAACAATTTGGTATTATCAATATTTCAAAGTCAGGAACAACTACAGAGCCTGCTATTGCATTCCGTATTTTAAAGAAGCAGTTGGAGGATGCTGTAGGTAAAGAGGAAGCTAAGCATCGTATTGTGGCTATTACTGATGCTCGTAAAGGTGCTTTGCGTACTTTAGCAGATCAGGAAGGTTATAAGACATTTGTTATTCCAGACAATGTAGGTGGTCGTTTCTCTGTTTTGACACCAGTTGGATTATTGCCAATCGCTGTTGCAGGTATTAATATACGAGAATTGGTGGCAGGAGCTGTAGCTATGGAAAAGGCTACTGATCAGAGTGTACCTTTTGCTGAAAACATTTCAGCTCAATATGCAGCCGTTCGTAATGAATTATACAAGAGAGGAAAGAAAATAGAAATCTTGTGTAACTTCCATCCGAAATTGCATTACATTGGTGAATGGTGGAAACAGCTGTATGGTGAAAGTGAAGGAAAAGATGGAAAAGGAATATTCCCGGCAGCTGTAGATTTGACAACCGATTTGCATTCAATGGGTCAGTGGATTCAAGAAGGTGAACGTACCATCTATGAAACGGTTATTTCTGTTGAGAAAGCTAATCATTCAGTAGTAGTTCCGACAGATGAAGCCAATCTGGATGGATTGAATTTCTTGGCTGGTAAGCATGTAGACGAAGTAAATAAAATGGCAGAGTTAGGTACTCAGTTGGCCCATGTAGATGGCGGTGTTCCAAATATAAAGGTGACGATGCCGGAAGTTTCTCCTTATTATATTGGTCAGTTATTCTATTTCTTTGAGAAAGCATGTGGTATCAGTGGCTATATCTTAGGTGTTAATCCGTTTAACCAGCCGGGTGTTGAAGCTTATAAGAAGAACATGTTCGCATTATTGAACAAGCCTGGTTATGAAAAGGAAAGTGAAGCTATTAAAAGCAGATTATAAAAAGATTATTTGATACTGAGATTATATTGGGAATTGCCTGAAAAACATGCGAGGAATTAAGTCTTACGTCTGTTTTTTAGGCAATCCTTTTTATAAAGATATAAACATGGAGTTGGATTTGATAAGGAGAGCCGTGCAGCATTATGAGGAACATGCGGGTTGTAAGCTGAATCCAAAAGCTGTCTTGTTTGATATGGATGGTGTTTTGTATGATTCCATGCGCTTTCATGCACGGGCCTGGAAAGAAGTGGCTGATGCTCATTCGTTGATAAGTTCTGAAGACGATTTTTATATGTACGAGGGCCGTACTGGTTCGAGTACGATAGATGAACTATATTTACGTTCTTTTCACCGAAAGGCAACAGATGAGGAGAAACAGGCAATTTATCGGGAAAAATCGGATTTATTTAATCATTATAATGATGGTGAACCGATGCCGGGTGCCACAGATGTTCTGGAAAAAGTAGGTGCTTATGGTATGCAACGCTTGGTTGTTACCGGTTCCGGGCAGAAAAGTTTGATTGATAAATTAGAGCATACTTATCCGCATTGTTTTTCACAAGACAAGATGGTAACGGCATTTGATGTAAAATATGGAAAGCCTGATCCGGAACCTTATTTGATAGGCTTAGTCAAGGCTGGAGTATCTGCTCATGAAGCTTTTGTCGTTGAGAATGCACCATTGGGTGTTCGTGCCGGAGTTGCGGCTGGAATATTCACAATAGCAGTAAATACAGGCCCATTGTCTGACGAAATTTTATGGAATGAAGGAGCCAATCTGCTTTTTCCTTCCATGGAATCATTGGCTACACATTGGCCATTGTTGATGCAGGCTGTAGGAAAATAAAAAAGGAAGCAGAGAGTTGTCTCTCCACTTCCTTTACATTTGTTTATATAAATGATTATTTCACATAATCAGCTTTATTCAAGAAGTCGTAGCTCTTTTGAACGTCTTCCTGAGGTGTTCCGTCGTAGCGTTCTACTTCTACATACCAGTCTTTCATGCCGTTGGCATATGCTTGTTCAAAGATCGGCTTGAAGTCGATTGTACCACTGGCTCCAATAGCTGTCTCATCTTTAATATGTAATACCGGGAAACGGTTTGGATATTTCTTCATATATTCTACTGGATCTTTTCCTCCTCGTTTTACCCAGTAAACATCCATTTCGAAGAAAATGTGATCTGGACTTGAGTTTTCAAGCATCAGGTCATAAATAGTCTGACCATCGATCTGTTTGAATTCATAATCATGGTTGTGGTAACCGAATTTAATACCGGCACCGGCAGCAGCCAAGCCAATTTGATAGAAGTAGTCACTGAAATATCTCTTCAAATCATCCATGGTTGCTTTTTCGTTGATCGGAGAAACTGGCATAACCATGTATTTCATTCCAGCCTTCTTATGAGCTTCGATAGCTGTATTCCACCAAGACAGGTCTTTGTTCATATCATCACCAATGAAATGAGACAGGTGGGCGCTGGTCGGTTTCATGCCTAAGTCGTTACAAATCTTCTTGAATTCTGCGGGATCTAATCCGTAGATCTTGCCGTCGTCACTGTAACCGGCAGTTTCCAAATTTACATAACCCATTTTGGATACAATTTCCAATACTTTCTGGATACCTAAATCATTGATATCGTCACGCAAAGAATAGAGTTGAAGACCAATGTGTTTTTTTGCTGTTTCACTTGCTGCACTTGAAGCTCCTTTACCGCCGCAAGATGATAATAATTGTGGAGCAACTAAGCCTCCTGCAAGTAACAGAGAAGCCTGCTTTAAAAATTCACGTCTGTTTTGCATAGCACTAAAATTTTGAGTTAAATAATCTGCCTACGAAATTAAGGTTTATATTTCTAAATATAGGCTATTTATGAAATAATTTTTTACTTTTTTCTCATTATTCATGCAAATGTATCAATATGACTTCTATTTTATCTTCCATTAGTGGTTTTTACGTATGTTCATTCAGTCTTATTTATCATTCAGATTCATTTTACCGCTGAAAGATATCGATTGTCTGTTATTGGGCTGAACATAGATTTGGGTTGAGCCATTAGTGAACACGGTTATCCGGAAGGTATAAGAATCTTCTTCATTACGTGTTTTTAATTTGATTTCTGTTGCACCTTTTTTCCCTTCTTTTGATTCGTACTGGCTGATAGGTGCTTGAAAATTCAGTCCTTTGCCACCTCCATAAGGTACATTATAGGCTTCACCGACATATGGAAGGTAAGAAAATATCGAATCGTTCTTGACTTCCAGCGAATAGAGTGTCGTTAAAGCTCTGCTTCTGCCTTTCATAGGTGTCATATAGTCGACATCTATTTTGTAAGTATGTTCATCAAGAGCTTTTTTTATCGTTTGAGCAGTCTGATCATTCTTCTGTTCTTGGGCTGCAGTGGGTTGGGTTAAAACAGCCAGCCCCATTAATATTGCCGTGTACATGATTTGTACAAAATACTTCTTATTCATCTTGACATATATTTATTGGTTAGTATAATCATTTGCTTTATTGTAATAACAAATGAGACAGGTGAAAGTTGGTCCTTTTTGAAACAATTTAGATTTGAAATACTATCTTTGTGTTATGGAAAATAAGAGACCATATAACGAATTCAGTGATTTTTTGAGGAACTGCTTCCCTTGCAAAGTACAAAAAATATCTATTAACGCCGGATTCACGTGCCCGAATCGTGATGGTAGCAAAGGTTGGGGTGGATGTACGTATTGTAATAATCAGACATTTAGTCCGGAATACTGTCATACAGAAAAGACTGTTACGGAGCAATTAGAGGAAGGAGTTCATTTCTTTTCCCGAAAATATCCGGAGATGAAATACCTGGCCTATTTTCAGGCTTATACAAATACCTATGATTCGATAGACGCTCTGAAGAAAAAATATGAAGAGGCTTTGGCTTTTCCGGGTGTTGTGGGACTGATTGTCGGAACTCGTCCTGACTGTATGCCGGATGAATTGCTGGATTATTTTGCAATGCTGTCAAAACGTACATTTGTCATGATTGAATATGGTGTTGAAAGTACGAAGGAGGAAACATTATTGCGCATTAATCGGGGGCATTCTTATCGGGAATCGGAAGAGGCTATTTGTCGGACAGCGGCTTGTGGTATTTTTACCGGTGCTCATTTGATATTAGGATTGCCGGGAGAGAGCAGGGAAGATATCTTGGAACATGCACGACGTATATCTTCTCTACCACTGACAACACTGAAATTACATCAGCTCCAGCTGATCCGGAATACACGGATGGCAAAGGAATATGCAGAAAATCCGTCCGATTTTCATCTTTATACGGTGGACGAGTATATAGATTTGGCGATCGACTTTGTCGAACGGTTGAATCCTGCATTCATTGTGGAGCGATTTGTTTCCCAGTCGCCAAAAGAATTGCTGATCGCACCAGATTGGGGACTGAAAAACTATGAGTTTACTGCCAAGGTCAACAAACGGTTTATGGAACGTAATACTTGGCAGGGGAAATTATATGAGTAAACAAACCAGATCTTTTCTCACCCCTTTACTTCAAATTGTTATTCAGGTAATCCTGTAGTGTAAAATGAGGGTCGGTTATCTCTTCGTTCGGGATTGATTCTTGGGTTTCAATCACCAAAGACTCTTTATGGATGATTTGCCGGGTGATAAAACTCATAACATCATATTGATTACGATGTAGAGGTAAGTCGGCAATTTCATGTCCTGCATTTTCAACAATATGGAATTGATAAGAAGCCTTGGCTGTTTGGAGACTTTCTGCAATGGATTCAGAACCCCAGAGTCCTCCGTAAGGAGCTAGTGTGGCTTGTTGAAATGGTACAATATTATCGGCACGTCCTTGGAACAGGAGCATGGGGCATGGTTTGTTTTTCCAGGTTGGAGCATGACTGTCCAGAATAGCTCCGGCAAAAGAAATAACGCCGGCATATCGGAATGTGTCAGGCAGTTGTCGGGATAATTCAGCTTCATTATACGTATAATAGGCTGCTTGTAAGGCAGTAATGGCTCCGGCGCTCGATCCACAGGC is part of the Parabacteroides sp. AD58 genome and harbors:
- the lysS gene encoding lysine--tRNA ligase — translated: MNLLELSEQEIIRRNSMEQLRQMGIEPYPAAEYVTNAFSTEIKESFKDDAEPRSVCIAGRIMSRRIMGKASFMELQDSKGRIQVYISRDDICPDENKDLYNIVFKKLLDIGDFVGIKGYVFRTQMGEISVHAQELTVLSKSLRPLPIVKYKDGVAYDGFNDPELRYRQRYVDLVVNEGVKDIFIKRTKVFNSMRNYFNDHGYLEVETPILQSIPGGAAARPFITHHNALDIPLYLRIADELYLKRLIVGGFEGVYEFSKNFRNEGMDRTHNPEFTCMEIYVSYKDYNWMMDFTEKMLQKICMDVNGTTEIKMGDNIISFKAPFKRITMLDSIKEFTGYDLTGMDEDQIREVCKKLNMEIDETMGKGKLIDEIFGEFCEGNYIQPTFITDYPIEMSPLTKKHRKNPSLTERFELMVNGKELANAYSELNDPIDQYERFQEQLRLSEKGDDEAMFIDQDFIRALEYGMPPTSGMGIGMDRLVMLMTGQTTIQEVLFFPQMRPEKTVKKDAVDKYTAIGIDANWVPALQKAGYVTIDTLKEANPNKVRQELCELNKKYKLGLENPKAEEIEAWISNAAK
- a CDS encoding NAD(P)H-dependent glycerol-3-phosphate dehydrogenase → MNLPGKIAIMGGGSWATALAKIVLSTQERINWYMRRDDQIQDFLQTGHNPSYLSAVEFDINRINFYSDINRTIEESDTLIFATPSPFLKQHLKKVTTSLEDKFIVSAIKGIVPDENMLVADYFSEYYHVPINHIAVIGGPCHAEEIALERLSYITLACPDIDYAYQLSPVFKNQYLRNYCCKDVTGIEYASVLKNVYAIVAGICHGMKYGDNFLAVFICNAIEEMRNFLYAVHGLERDITDSVYLGDLLVTAYSRFSRNRTFGTMIGKGYSVKTAQLEMEMIAEGYYGTKCIHEINEKYKVNMPILDALYAILYERKSPMVVIRQLTQTFK
- a CDS encoding glucose-6-phosphate isomerase, whose amino-acid sequence is MKNICLNFEKALGVVSKEQIFAQEATVNACMATLHEGNGAGNDFLGWLHLPSSITEAELTEIENTANILRSKCEVVVAIGIGGSYLGTRAVVEAMNNSFDWLHTNDRKNPILLYAGHNIGEDYLYELTEVLKGKQFGIINISKSGTTTEPAIAFRILKKQLEDAVGKEEAKHRIVAITDARKGALRTLADQEGYKTFVIPDNVGGRFSVLTPVGLLPIAVAGINIRELVAGAVAMEKATDQSVPFAENISAQYAAVRNELYKRGKKIEILCNFHPKLHYIGEWWKQLYGESEGKDGKGIFPAAVDLTTDLHSMGQWIQEGERTIYETVISVEKANHSVVVPTDEANLDGLNFLAGKHVDEVNKMAELGTQLAHVDGGVPNIKVTMPEVSPYYIGQLFYFFEKACGISGYILGVNPFNQPGVEAYKKNMFALLNKPGYEKESEAIKSRL
- a CDS encoding HAD family hydrolase, producing MELDLIRRAVQHYEEHAGCKLNPKAVLFDMDGVLYDSMRFHARAWKEVADAHSLISSEDDFYMYEGRTGSSTIDELYLRSFHRKATDEEKQAIYREKSDLFNHYNDGEPMPGATDVLEKVGAYGMQRLVVTGSGQKSLIDKLEHTYPHCFSQDKMVTAFDVKYGKPDPEPYLIGLVKAGVSAHEAFVVENAPLGVRAGVAAGIFTIAVNTGPLSDEILWNEGANLLFPSMESLATHWPLLMQAVGK
- a CDS encoding sugar phosphate isomerase/epimerase family protein: MQNRREFLKQASLLLAGGLVAPQLLSSCGGKGASSAASETAKKHIGLQLYSLRDDINDLGIQKVLEIVSKMGYVNLETAGYSDDGKIYGLDPAEFKKICNDLGMKPTSAHLSHFIGDDMNKDLSWWNTAIEAHKKAGMKYMVMPVSPINEKATMDDLKRYFSDYFYQIGLAAAGAGIKFGYHNHDYEFKQIDGQTIYDLMLENSSPDHIFFEMDVYWVKRGGKDPVEYMKKYPNRFPVLHIKDETAIGASGTIDFKPIFEQAYANGMKDWYVEVERYDGTPQEDVQKSYDFLNKADYVK
- a CDS encoding DUF4251 domain-containing protein, which gives rise to MNKKYFVQIMYTAILMGLAVLTQPTAAQEQKNDQTAQTIKKALDEHTYKIDVDYMTPMKGRSRALTTLYSLEVKNDSIFSYLPYVGEAYNVPYGGGKGLNFQAPISQYESKEGKKGATEIKLKTRNEEDSYTFRITVFTNGSTQIYVQPNNRQSISFSGKMNLNDK
- a CDS encoding TIGR01212 family radical SAM protein (This family includes YhcC from E. coli K-12, an uncharacterized radical SAM protein.) gives rise to the protein MENKRPYNEFSDFLRNCFPCKVQKISINAGFTCPNRDGSKGWGGCTYCNNQTFSPEYCHTEKTVTEQLEEGVHFFSRKYPEMKYLAYFQAYTNTYDSIDALKKKYEEALAFPGVVGLIVGTRPDCMPDELLDYFAMLSKRTFVMIEYGVESTKEETLLRINRGHSYRESEEAICRTAACGIFTGAHLILGLPGESREDILEHARRISSLPLTTLKLHQLQLIRNTRMAKEYAENPSDFHLYTVDEYIDLAIDFVERLNPAFIVERFVSQSPKELLIAPDWGLKNYEFTAKVNKRFMERNTWQGKLYE
- a CDS encoding alpha/beta hydrolase family protein; the protein is MTKLSLYIAFIIALVACTPSTQPSKNQSVSAEVTKENFIFAIQGKDTLSLDKYEFHAYTDSTNKPVLLFAFGGGFKGGDKAYRGYISFFHFLARQGFVVVSTDYRTQLKDLQASEIQSPVDFMQVLQQAVDTAVTDFYGATSFILSHHDAWKINPQQIIACGSSAGAITALQAAYYTYNEAELSRQLPDTFRYAGVISFAGAILDSHAPTWKNKPCPMLLFQGRADNIVPFQQATLAPYGGLWGSESIAESLQTAKASYQFHIVENAGHEIADLPLHRNQYDVMSFITRQIIHKESLVIETQESIPNEEITDPHFTLQDYLNNNLK